A segment of the Echinicola strongylocentroti genome:
TTTCTATTTGACTTTAACTGTATGGCTTTGGCCATCTTGGTGGATTTTATCCTTTTCCTTTTTTCCCCCGAAAGCCTTCGGGGCAGGCTATTGATGAAAAAAGAAAGAAAAAAATCTAGGCCGGTGGTATTCCTTTTAAAATGGAACATGGATTTACCCTGCGACCGAGATCCATCACCCATTTTAATTTCCACCCGATGGCTACGACCTAAAAGTGAGTGGGTCTCGCTGTTCCACGACGCGAGCCAACTCACTTTCTTAACGGCCTCCACCATCGGCTGGAAAACAGGCATACCAAGGGCCGTAATAAGGAAGCGATACCTTTTTTGGCTCAGGGGGGCTTATAGTTCTCGCTCAACTTGGTTACTTAAGAAAATATACCACTACATGGAATAATGATGATAATTTATCCATAAGAAACTTATTAATCGGATCCGCCTTGCAGGTATTGGGCGTTAAGAAATTAAAAAGTGGGCGGGCAAAAAGGCAGGCTTGTTTGACGAAATGCTGCCCAAAAAGAATGTTGGCTGCTCAAAAGGAGGAGTTTGCCTGCATGAGGGAAGGTTTTAATTTTAGGCCAATAGATGCACAGCGGCGGGGTTTTTTGGTCACTTTCTTGACCTGCAGCAAAAAAGTGACAAAGGTAAAGAGATGAAAACCATCTTGGAATTTAGCAGAAAAACAATAGAACCAATATTTCCAGGTACATACTAACTAAACGGCATTGAACCCGGAATATGCATTAGCCTATCTACGCCACGGCGCACAGGTGTTGCGACCTTAAACTGCTTCAAAATCAGCCGTTTCACTTTAGTTTTCGGCATAACCGTAGCGGTGCTACGCTAATGCCTCCAAACTAGCTGATTTTCTTGCAATTTCAGCTCTCACTACGATTCCTAACGCATAATCCGGGTTTAAGGATAAGGCATGAACCTGTCCAGCCTTTTCAAATAAAAAAAGCCACCTCATCTGAAGTAGCTTTTCTGATTCATATCAAAATTAAGTGATCAAGGCACTAATGCCTTCACACCTGGCAATTCCTTTCCTTCCATGTATTCTAGCAAGGCACCTCCTCCAGTGGACACAAAAGACACTTTCTCTCCGTAACCGAACTTGTTCACTGCAGCAGCAGAATCTCCGCCACCGATCAAGCTGAACGCACCACCTTCTGTAGCGGCTACGACCGCCTCAGCTACCGCTTTGGTTCCTTTGTCGAAGCTCTCCATCTCAAAAACACCCATCGGGCCGTTCCAAAGGATGGTCTTGGAATCCTTGATGACATCGGCAAAAATCTCCCTTGATTCCTCTCCAATGTCAAGTCCCATCCAGCCATCAGGGATTTCGCCGCTCTTGGCTTTACCTTGCTCAGCATCATTGGCAAATTCCTTGGAAGTAATATTGTCCACAGGAAGGTAAAGGTTAACGCCTTTTTCTTTGGCTTTCGCTTCCAATTCCTTCGTCAGGTCCATCTTGTCCGCTTCCAATAGTGAATCACCAATGCTCCCGCCTTTTGCCTTGGCAAAGGTGTATGACATCCCACCACCAATGATCAGGTTATCGACCTTATCGAGCAGTTTTTCGATGATCAAGATTTTGTCGGAAATTTTGGCACCACCCATGATCGCTGTCAAAGGTCTTACGGGGTTACCCAGTACTTTATCTGCATTTTCCAATTCAGAAAGCATCAGGTAGCCACATACTTTGTCATTGAAGTTTTCTGCAACAATGGCGGTAGAAGCATGGGCACGGTGGGCGGTTCCGAATGCATCATTCACATAAATATCCCCAAGTGCTGCTAGTTTTTTGGCAAATCCAGCATCTCCTTTTGTTTCTTCATCATAAAAACGAAGGTTTTCCAAAAGCAAGACCTCCCCACCTTTCAGAGCAGCTGCTACTTGCACTGCTTCTTCTCCTATACAATCAGGGGCAAATTTCACATGTCTATCAAGGGCTTTTTCCAAATCCAACAGGATATGTTTCAGCGAAAACCGCTCATCAGCACCTCCCTTTGGGCGGCCTAGGTGAGACATCAAAATCACTGATCCCCCATCATTCAAGATCTTATTTATGGTCGGCAATGCCGCTTGGATCCTTGTATCATCAGTAACTTCAAAATTAGCGTCCAATGGCACGTTAAAATCCACTCTTACCAATGCTCTTTTACCTTCAAAACTAAGGTTGTCAACAGATTTTATCCTACTGTTCATGGTTAAATAGGTTTTATATGATTTATTTCTTTTAAGTTATTGTAAAATACCTGCCCCTCGACGCTAACTAGCGCAAAGCCATGCTTATACCTTGTTCACTGGACAATCTGCACAGTACTTTTGCCCATCTTGATACTTGGTTCTTTACTCTAATCTTGACACTAGCTACTGGGGTCTCCTATCCGGTACCCCAAGTCGCACATCTAACGTGCCGCCGCCCTTCTCAGTCGGTCATTAACGGCTTTCCCAAGTCCTTTTTC
Coding sequences within it:
- a CDS encoding phosphoglycerate kinase, with the translated sequence MNSRIKSVDNLSFEGKRALVRVDFNVPLDANFEVTDDTRIQAALPTINKILNDGGSVILMSHLGRPKGGADERFSLKHILLDLEKALDRHVKFAPDCIGEEAVQVAAALKGGEVLLLENLRFYDEETKGDAGFAKKLAALGDIYVNDAFGTAHRAHASTAIVAENFNDKVCGYLMLSELENADKVLGNPVRPLTAIMGGAKISDKILIIEKLLDKVDNLIIGGGMSYTFAKAKGGSIGDSLLEADKMDLTKELEAKAKEKGVNLYLPVDNITSKEFANDAEQGKAKSGEIPDGWMGLDIGEESREIFADVIKDSKTILWNGPMGVFEMESFDKGTKAVAEAVVAATEGGAFSLIGGGDSAAAVNKFGYGEKVSFVSTGGGALLEYMEGKELPGVKALVP